One part of the Clostridium thermosuccinogenes genome encodes these proteins:
- the rplL gene encoding 50S ribosomal protein L7/L12 → MASEKVTKLIEDVKALTVLELSELVKALEEEFGVSAAAPVAVAAAPVAGGAAAPAAEEKTEFNVILKEVGADKIKVIKVVREVTGLGLKEAKDLVDGAPKTLKENVSKEEAASIEAKFKEVGATVEIK, encoded by the coding sequence ATGGCTAGTGAAAAAGTTACAAAGTTGATTGAAGATGTTAAAGCATTAACAGTATTGGAATTGTCAGAATTGGTAAAAGCTCTGGAAGAAGAGTTCGGAGTATCAGCAGCAGCTCCGGTTGCAGTTGCAGCAGCTCCTGTAGCAGGCGGTGCAGCAGCTCCTGCAGCAGAAGAAAAGACTGAATTCAACGTGATTCTGAAGGAAGTTGGAGCAGATAAAATCAAGGTTATAAAGGTTGTAAGAGAAGTTACAGGCCTTGGACTTAAAGAAGCAAAAGATCTTGTTGACGGAGCTCCTAAGACTCTGAAAGAAAATGTTTCCAAGGAAGAAGCTGCATCTATAGAAGCTAAATTCAAGGAAGTTGGAGCTACTGTAGAAATTAAATAA
- the rplJ gene encoding 50S ribosomal protein L10, whose amino-acid sequence MPSEKTLQAKQEIVKEISGKFKDAKAMVFADYRGLTVEQDTEMRSALRKSGVEYRVVKNSLTSLAAKENGLEDLIPYLKGPTALAMSSTDPVAPAKVMSEYAKKFEALELKVGVVEGKIIDVKGINALADLPSREVLIAKVLGGFNAPISGLVNVLNGNIRGLVVALNAIAQQKS is encoded by the coding sequence TTGCCAAGTGAAAAAACCCTTCAAGCAAAACAGGAGATAGTAAAAGAAATATCCGGAAAATTCAAGGATGCAAAAGCTATGGTTTTTGCCGATTACAGAGGCCTTACCGTTGAACAGGACACGGAAATGAGAAGTGCTCTGAGGAAATCCGGAGTTGAATACAGGGTTGTGAAAAATTCTCTTACCAGCTTGGCTGCTAAAGAGAATGGTCTTGAAGATCTGATCCCTTATCTGAAAGGTCCTACGGCGTTAGCAATGAGCTCTACAGATCCTGTTGCTCCTGCCAAAGTGATGTCAGAGTATGCTAAGAAGTTTGAGGCTCTTGAGCTCAAGGTTGGTGTCGTAGAAGGAAAGATTATCGATGTCAAAGGAATCAATGCTCTGGCAGATTTGCCGTCAAGAGAGGTTCTTATCGCAAAGGTACTGGGTGGTTTCAACGCGCCTATATCTGGTTTGGTAAATGTTTTGAATGGAAATATAAGAGGACTGGTAGTTGCATTAAATGCAATTGCTCAGCAGAAAAGCTAA